A genomic region of Streptococcus hyointestinalis contains the following coding sequences:
- a CDS encoding IS630 transposase-related protein, which yields MKSYGIDFRKRVINYVEAGHSKKETCQLFGISTNTLYLWEKQLKELGHLERQKRKPSPRKLPLDKLEAYVKEHPDAFLREIAEHFDCSIPSVWAALKKLNITLKKDHNL from the coding sequence ATGAAAAGTTACGGAATAGATTTTAGAAAACGAGTTATTAATTATGTAGAGGCTGGTCATTCCAAAAAAGAAACGTGTCAGTTATTTGGAATTAGCACTAATACACTGTATCTGTGGGAGAAACAACTCAAAGAACTAGGTCATTTGGAGCGCCAAAAAAGAAAACCAAGCCCTCGCAAATTGCCATTGGATAAGTTAGAAGCCTATGTCAAGGAACATCCAGATGCTTTCTTAAGGGAAATTGCAGAGCATTTTGACTGTAGTATTCCCTCAGTTTGGGCTGCCTTAAAAAAACTGAACATCACTTTAAAAAAAGACCACA